The Quadrisphaera setariae nucleotide sequence TAGCCCAGGTCCACCCGGTCACCGGGGCTGATGCCGCCCTCGGCCACCTGCGCGGGCACCTCCACCTGCACCTGCTGGCCCTTCGAGGGGCCCTGCAGCACGGTGGCTGTGAGGGTCGGGCAGCTGGCGGTGGCCGGGACCGTGCCGTCGGGCAGCCGGTCCAGCGTGGTGCCGGGGCACGTCTTCTGCACCAGGGAGTCCGCCCGCGCCTCGACGTCGGTGACGACCGACCCGCCGGCGCTGACCTGGTCGCGGAGCTCGGCCAGCGTTCCCGGGGGCGGCCACAGCAGCGCCACCCCCACCACCGACGCCAGGGCGCACACCACCGCGAGGACGACGACGACGCGCCGGGCGAGCGCGCCCACGCGGACGTCGTCGCCGGGGCGGGAGCCGTCAGGGCGGACGTGCCCGTGGCCGGTGTGCTCGTGCAGGTCTGAGGCCACCCGCCCATGGTCACCGCCGTCCGCGCCGGGCGTGGCCGACTCGGGAACTTCCCAGCCAGCAGATCGGCGCCGCGGCTTCAGGTCGGCTTCAGAGCCGCGTCGCAGGCTCGTCGCATGGACCAGACCCGATCCTCACGCCGTCGGCGGTCGCGGTGACCGCCGCGCCGCCGGCGCAGGTGCTGCTCGACGTCGCCGTCGCCGTCCTCGTGGTGGCGGTGGTGCTCCTCGGAGCCCGGGCGGGGTGGCGCACCGGCGCCAGTCGCTCCGTGCTCTCCCTCGCCGGGCTCGTGGCCGGCGCCGTGGTGGGCCTCGCCCTCTCGACGTGGCTGGTCGGAGAGCACCTGTCCGCGCTGGTGCACCTGCTGCTCGTCGCCGTGTGCGTGCTCGGCGGCGCGCTGGTCGGGTCTGCGCTCGGCGGTGCCGTCGGTGACCTGCTCGGGCGTGGTCTCGCGCGGCTCCACCTGGGGCTGCTCGACCGGACCGCCGGTGCTGGCGTGCGCGCCGTGGTCGCGCTGGTGGTGTGCTCGGTGCTGGCGGGGCTCGTGCTGGCGTTCGCGCCGCCCTCCAGCGCCGTGGCGCGCAGCGGCGTGGTGTCCGGCCTGGCTGGCGTCGTGCCGCAGGCGCGCTCGCTGTCGGGGGTCGTCCCGCCGGCGCGCAGCGTCGTCGACGACGTGCGCACCGCGCTGCCCAGCGGCGCCGGGGACGACCTGCTCGCCCTCGTGCCCGCGCCCGCCAGCGCCGCGGCGGACGCCCCGGGGGAGTCGGTGCTGCGCTCCGTGGCGGGCCGCGCCGCGTCCAGCGTCGTGGAGGTGCAGGCACCCTCCTGCACCCCGGGACGCACCTCCCAGGGCACCGGCTTCTACGCAGAGGCCAGCTCCGGGCAGCGCTTCGTGGTGACCAACGCGCACGTGGTCGGCTCCGCCACGCGCGTCACCGTGGAGGGGCAGCACGGGAGCGAGGCGGCTCGCGTCGTCGTCGACGACCCCGCCGCCGACATCGCGGTGCTGGCCGTGGACGGGAAGACCGGACCCGCGCTGACCCTCGCGAGCGGGAACGCCGCCAACGGCACGCCCGCGGTGGTGCTCGGGCACCCCGAGGGCGGCCCGCTGACCGCGACCGGCGCGGTGGTGCTGCAGCGGCTGCCCGTCGTCGAGGGCACCGACGACGGCGCGGGAGCAGCCGGGCTCGTGCCGGGGATGCGTGAGGCGTTCCGGTTGGCGGCCGACGTGCGCCACGGCAACAGCGGCAGCCCGCTGCTCGACACCTCCGGGACGGTCATCGGCGTGGTCAACGCGGTGGGGCTGACCGGTGACGGCACCGGGTACGCGCTGACGCTCCCGTCGGTCCGCGCCGACCTCGAGGCCGCCGCCAGCGACGGTGCCTCTGCGACGACCACGACGACCACGACGACCACGACGAGCGGAGCGACCGGTGGCTGCTGACCCACGAGGCCCTGGCGACTCGCTGGAGCAGCTGCGCGCCGACCGGGAGCGCCACCGCGCCGAGGAGCGCGCCGACGCGCCGTCGTCGTCCTCGGTGCCGCCGCCGGACTGGCGCCACGACACCCTCGAGCTGGACCTCGACGGCCTGGGTCACGAGCCCGCGGGGCCGCCGCCCGTGGTGGACGGCAGCGTGCTGCGGTCCAGGACGCACGGCGGGGGCTGGCGTGCTGTCCGACAGGGCTCCAGCGCCGCGGCGAAGAAGGTCCGGAGGGTGAGGGTGCCGGCCGGGCTGGTGGTCGGGCTCGTGCTGGTCGTCGGGGCGGGCGCGACCAGCGCCGTGCTCGACGGCAGCGGGAGCGGCCCTCAGACGTCACCGCTGCAGACGACCACCCAGACGGGCACCGGGACGACGCAGGGCAGCACGACGACGGCGGGTGACCGGCCGCAGGGCTCCGTCCGCGTCGAGACGGGTGGCTCCGCCGACGGCTCCGACGCCGGCCGGGCGCCCGAGCAGGACGCTGGGCTGCCTCCTGACCCGCAGGCGGGTCCGGCTGCTGGTGCCCCCGGCGGTCCGGGGGCGGCCGTCGACCAGGCGGCTGGCCCGGGGGCTGGTACCGGCGGTGGTGGCCCCGCGGGTGGACCGCGCGACAGGCCCGCAGCCGGACCCGGCGCTGGCCCGGTCGGAGCGCCCGGCCGCCCCTGAGGCCACCCCCGCGACCCGCCACGAGCACGGGCCCCAGGGCCACCTCGCCGCCCCGGGCGGCCTCTGGTGTGCTGGGACGGTCCTGCTCCACCGACGAGGGGTGCCCCGAGATGGCCCTGCTGCGCTGCGACTTCTTCTCCGACGCCCTGCGGCTGTCGACGTCGATGCAGGTGGTGCTCCCGCAGCCCGTCTACTCCCAGATCGGGATGGGAGGCAGCGGCGGTGACGAGCCTCCGCCGGTGCTGTACCTCCTGCACGGCCTCTCCGACGACTGCACCACCTGGACCCGCCGCACCTCGATCGAGCGGTACGCCTCCGAGCTGGGCCTGGCGGTGGTGATGCCGCAGGTGGCGCGCAGCTTCTACCTCGACGGCGCGCACACCGGGGCGTACTGGGAGTTCCTCTCGGCCGAGCTGCCCGCCGTCGTCCAGAGGTTCTTCCGGGTCTCGCACGCCCGTGAGGACACCTTCGTGGCGGGCCTGTCGATGGGCGGGTACGGGGCGCTGCTGTCGGGGCTGCGCCAGCCCGAGCGGTTCGCCGCGGCGGCGAGCCTGTCGGGGGCCCTCGACGCGGCCGAGCTGCAGCGCGAGGACGTGCACGGCGTGTTCTCGCACGTGACGGACGCGCCGCTCGGCGGCACGTCCGCTGACCTCTTCGCCCTGCTCGACAGCGTGGAACCCGCCACCGCGCCCCAGCTCTACGTGCGGTGCGGCACCGAGGACGGCCTCGTCGGCTCCAACCGCCGCTTCGCCGCCGCCGCCCGCGAGCGGGGCCTGGACGTCACGGACGGCTTCGACCCCGGCGCCCACACGTGGGACTACTGGGACCGCACCGTCCAGGACGTCCTCGCCTGGCTGCCGCTGCGCACCCGCTGACCAGGAGCTGGCGGCCAGCTGGTCACCAGCGCAGGGCGAGGTAGGCGTCACCGTGCTCGGCCAGGGCGTCGAGCGTCGATCCCGCCGGTACGGTGAGGCCCATCGCGGCGACGTCCACCAGGCACCGGGCGTTGTAGGCGAGCGTCCACGCGACCACCGCGGCGGCGGTGACCTGCTCCTCGCCGGTGAACGGGCGTTGGCGGGCGGCGTCGAGGTCGGCGAGGAAGGCCCCGGCCTCCTCGGGCGTCGGTGACTGCGCCCCGCTCGTGCTGCTGTCGGTGAAGGACGCGGCGGCCATGCCCGCGATGACCGCCTCGGACTCGACCACCACGCTGTCCCAGTCCCACGCGCTGGTCACACGGACCCCGCCGTGCTCGCCGTCGTCGTCCTGAGCGGTGGGGGAGAAGCGGACGTTGCCGCAGTACCAGTCGCTGTGGCCGACCACGCGCTCAGCGGGTGGGACGTCGCGCCGGTTGATGACGGCCGAGGCGCGTGCGGCGACCTGGTCGATCCAGGCGTGCTCGCGCGGCGTGGTGGTGAAGTCGAAGACCGGGTCGTGCGGGGTCGGCCACGGCCCGTGCTGGTGGACGGCCCAGGCCGGCGGGTGCCGCAGCGCGTCGCGGTGGTGCGCGGGCAGGGCGCGCAGCAGCTGGACCTGCTCGGCGAGGCTGCGGGCGAGCGCGCGGCGCACGGGCGGGCGGTGGGCGTTCCCGGCGACGCCGTCGTCGAGCCAGGTGTCCACCACAGCGGTCAGGCCGTCGGTGGCCGCCGGCCCGTCCAGCGGCTCCGGGCACGGGTAGCCGGCGCCCGCGAGGAGCCGCTGGGCCTCGACGGCCGCCGCCAGCGACGCGGTCCGCCCCTCGTCCAGCCGACCCCGGTGGACCTTGACGACGACGCGGTCCCCGCCCGCCAGCCGCAGCGCGAACACGGCGCTGACGCGGCCGGAGCGCAGGACCACTTCGTCGAGGTCCGTGCCGAGACGGGCGCGGACGTGCCGGCGCAGCCAGTCGTCGACCTCGGCGACGGGCACCGCGCCGAAGGTCGCGCGCTCGACGCCGTCGACGGGGTCTTCGGCCACGCCACCAGCATGCCGCAGCGGAATACTTCAGACTTCAACTATCTTGTGGGTGGCGACTGCACGCCCCGCCGAGGAGGACCCCATGAGCGAGACCACCAGCACGACGACGACCGCTGCCCCGGCCTCTCCGGCGCCGCTGGCGCTGACGTACGTCTTCGACGCCTACTGCGGCTGGTGCTACGGCTTCGGCCCCTCCGTCCGCGAGCTGGCGCAGTCCGACGACGTCAGCGTCGAGGTGATCAGCGGCGGCCTGTTCAGCGGCGCCCGCGTCAGCGCCCTGGCCGACCACCCGTACATCCCCGAGGCCAACGCCCGCATCTCGGCCCTCACCGGCGCGCACTTCGGCCCGGGCTACCAGCGCGCGGTGGCCGACGGCACGCTGCGCATGGACTCCGACGACGCGAGCCGCGGCCTCGTCGCGCTCAAGGCAGTCGCACCGCAGCGCCGCCAGGTGGAGCTCGCCGGGGCGCTGCAGCGCGCGTTCTACGAGGACGGCCTCAGCCTGTCGTCGCCGCAGACCTACCGCGTCATCGCCGAGCGCGAGGGTCTGGACGCCGACGCGCTCGTCGCGGCCTTCGAGGACCCGGCCACCGCCACCGCGGCTGCTGCCGAGCGCCAGCGGGCGCGCGCCCTCGGCGTGGACAGCTACCCCACCCTGCTGGCCCGCACCGACCGTGGACTCGTGAAGATCGGCAGCCCCGTCGCGGGAGCGGAGCACCTGCGTCAGGCCGTCGAGGCGCTGCGCGGCTGACTCCCGTTCCCCCTCGACCGCGCACGTGCGAGACGATCCTGCGCGTGAGCCAGACCGCTGCCCTCCCGGCCCGCAGCCTCGCCGTGCAGGAGGCGCTCGCGGCGGCAGGTGTCGACGCCGCCGTCCGCGTCCTCGACGACTCCGCCCGCACCGCCGCCCAGGCGGCCGCGGCGCTGGGGTGCGAGGTCGGTGCCATCGCCAACAGCCTCGTGCTCGTCGCCGACGGCGAGCCGCTGCTCGTCATGACCAGCGGCAGCCACCGCCTCGACCTCGCCGTGGTGGCCGCGGCGGTCGGAGCCACCGAGCTGCCGATGGCGAAGCCCGCCGAGGTCCGCGACGCCACCGGCCAGGCCATCGGCGGCGTCGCCCCGGTGGGCCACCCGGCGCCGCTGCGGACCCTCGTCGACGAGGCCCTCGCCGACCACCCGCTGCTGTGGGCGGCCGGTGGGACGCCGCACACCGTCGTCCCGCTCACCCACGAGCAGCTGCTGGCCGTCACCGGCGGCACCCCCTGCCGGGTGGCGGCTGGCTGATCGACGGCTGGTCAGCCGCCGCCCGACCCCTCGGCGCGCTCGGCGGTCTGGACGTCGAAGGCGAACGCCGCCTGCGGGTCGTGCGCCACCAGCAGCGCCGTCCTGGCGTGCTCGGCGACCTCCGGGCGGGGTGAGGCGGCGGCGCGCCGCAGGACGGCGGTGGCGGCCGGACCCAGCTGGACCAGAGACCGGCTGAGGGCGCGCCGCACCTCGCGGTCACCCCTGCCCAGCTGCTGGCCGAGGAGCTCGGCGAGCTCAGCGCGCTCTTCCGCTGCGGCGGCCTCCGCCTCCGGGTCGGCCGGCGCCGCGACACCGCCGTCGTCCTCGTCGGGCTCGGCGGGCAGCGGGGTCAACTTCACCGCAGCCCGCCACGCGGTGCGGGCGACGGTGTCATCAGGGTCGGCGATGAGCTGCGGAGTGATCCAGGACCGCACCGTCCGGTCGCCGACCTTGGACAGCGTGTGCACCGCCTGGGCGCGCGCCTGCGGCTCCGGGCGCTCCAGCTCCGGGCGCAGCCGGGCGAGCACGAGGTCCGCTGGCAGGCGCGTCAGCACCCACGTCAGCGCGTCGCGCACGAACGGGTCCGGCTCCACCGCGCACCGCCGCACCACCGCGTCCAGGTGCTCCGGGTCCGGCCACGTGCCGAGGGCCATCGCCGCCCGCAGCCTCACCTGCACCTGCTGCGCCTCGAGCGCGGCCACCGCCCCGCGGCTCCCCGCGCTGTCCGCCGTCGTCATGCCGACCACCTCACGGACCCAGTGAAACCCGTGGCCGGGTGTCGTGCGACGCCTCCCCGCGGCGCGCCGTCAGGTCTGCGGCTGGACCCAGGCGGACGTGGCGCCCAGCACGCGGGACCCGTCGAGGTCCGCCAGCGACAGGCCGGCGAACCGGACGGCGGTCTCGGAGGTCTGCCAGCGGAACCGCGGGGCGTCCGTGGTGGCGGCCTCGACGACGGTGCGCGCCGCGTCCTCCGGGGCCTGCGCGGCGGCGAAGGACGAGCGCGTGCGCGCCAGGTAGGCCTGCAGCTGCTCCTCGTACGGCCCGGCGTCGCTGTGGTCGACCGACTCGACGAAGGACGACGCGACCGCGGCCGGCTCGACGACGCTCACCTGCACGCCGAAGGGCGCGACCACCGGCGCGAGGGACTGCATGAGCCCCTCGACCGCGAACTTCGCCGCGCAGTACGCGTCAGCGAACGGCTGGCCGACCACGCCGCCCACGCTGGTCACCGTCACGACCCGGCCCCGCCCGCGCGTCCGCATGCCCGGCAGCACGAGGCGGGTCAGCCGGGCGACGGAGAGGTAGTTGGTCTCCAGCTGGGCCTGCAGGTCAGCGTCGCTGAGCTGCTCCAGCGTGCCGACCGCGCCGCGGCCCGCGTTGTTGACCAGCACGTCGACAGGACCGGCGGCCTCCACGTACGCCGCGGCGCCGGCCGCGTCGGTGACGTCGAGGGCCCTGACGTCCAGGGTCACCCCGGCGGCGTCTGCGGCAGCGCGCAGCGCGTCGGCGCGGGAGGTGTCGCGCACGGTGGCGATGACGCGGAGGCCGGCCTCGGCGAGCTGCACCGCCGTGTGGAGGCCGATGCCGCTGGAGGTGCCGGTGACGATCGCGGTGGTCATGGGGTCATCATCCGCGCGCGACGGGGCCGCGGTTCAGAGCTGGTGCTCGTACAGCACCAGCTCTGGGTCGTCCTGGTGCTCGGCCTCCACGAATCCGCCTCGCAGCAGCACCCGGTGCGACGCCGCGTTGCCGGGCAGCACCCGCGCGACCACCGTGGTCACGCCCTCGCCACGGCAGACCTCCACACCGCGGCGCAGCAGGCGCCCGGCGTGCCCGCGGCCCCAGTGGTCCGGCGCCACCCAGTAGCCGACCTCGACCCGCCCGGGGGCTCGCTGCCGCAGCGACAGCAGCCCGACGCGATTGCCCGCTCGGTCACGAGGGACGAACCACCGCACCGCGCTGCACGGGAGGGCCTCGCGGACGCGCTCCTGCAGCTGCGGCTCGCTCCAAGGCCGTCCGTCTCCGACGTACCGGACGACGCGCGGGTCACGGGCCAGGCCGCGGAGGAAGTCGACGTCGTCGGGCTGGAGCGGGCGGACGTCGAGCTCGCCGTCGTCGTCCTGCTCAGGTGTCACCGGGAGGTCGCCGGGCCGGGGGCGAGGTCGGAGGGGTCGGTGTTGGCGCCGCACAGCACCGTGACCACGCGCTCGTCGTCGCCGGGGCTGTAGAGCCCCTCGTCCAGCGCGGCCTGCGCCGTGGCCGCTGCGTGCTCCACGGCCAGGCGGTGCTCCTGCCACAGCCGGCGCCGTGCCGCGACGATCGCGGCGTCGCTGACGAGGACGGGGACGACGTCGGCGCTCGCTGCGGCGTCGAGCGCCAGCTGCGTGACGCGGCGGGCGCCGAGGGAGTCCGCGGCCACCGAGCTCACGGCCACGTCGACGGGCCCACCCGCGGCCAGCGCCGCGGAGAACGCGCAGCTGCCCTCGGGCTCCACGGCGATGACCCGGACCCCGTGCTGGGCGGCGACCGTCGCCAGGCCCGCGAGCAGGCCACCGCCACCGACGGCGACGACCACGGTGTCGACGCCTCCCGGCGTGCACGTGAGGACCTCCCGCATCAGCGTGCCGGCACCGGCGGCGACCAGCGGGTCGTCGTAGGCGTGCGAGGCCAGTGCGCCGGTGGCGGCGACGTGCTCGGCCGCGGCCTCGGCGGCGTGCGCGTACTCGGTGCCCACCTGGACCACGCGGGCGCCGAGGCGGTGCAGCCCGGCCACCTTCACCGCGGGAGCAGTACCGGGCACGAACACCGTGGCGGGGACGTCGAGGCGCGCCGCCGCCCACGCGCAGGCCAGGCCCGCGTTGCCGCCGGAGGCGATGGCCACGCCGGTGGGCGGGAGCGACCCGGCCTCCCGGTGGGCGGCGAGCAGGTTCACCGCTCCGCGGGCCTTGAACGTGCCGGTGTGCTGGAGGAACTCCGCGGCGGACCAGTGCCGCGGGGAGTCGGTGGGCAGGACGACGACGGGGCGGACCAGCCCGGCGGTGCGGACGGCTGCCGCCTCGACGTCGGCGGGGGAGAGGGGCACCCGGCCATCGTCGTCGACGGCCGGGCGCCGCCGCCGACCGGTCGCCGTCAGGGAGCGGCGAGGAAGGTGCGCACCCTCTCCACCAGCAGCGCTGATGCCCCGACGTCGGGTGGCGCCGGCGGTGGTGCGCCGGCGGTGGCCTTCATCGAAGCCCACACCTCGCTGCCGATCACGGCCAGCGACGTGGCCCGGGCGGCTGGTGTGGGTCCGCGGGCGCTCCAGCTGGCCTTCCACCGCCACCTGGACACCACGCCGATGACCTACCTGCGTCGGGTGCGTCTGGCGGGAGCCCACCGGGAGCTGGTGGCCGCGGACGCCAGCGCGGGGGACACGGGCGCGGCGATCGCCCACCGGTGGGGCTTCGCCTCACAGGACCGGTTCGCGACCGCGTACCGCCACGAGCACGGCGTCCTGCCGAGCCGGACCCTGCGCACCTGAGCAGCGCCGGCGTGGAGGGCCTCGTGGGTCGTCTCACCCGGGGACCGCTGACCGGCACGCAGGAGGACCTGGGCGGCGATCGTGTTCCGCACGGGATCCCCGTCCGGGAGCGTGTCGCTGCTGGGGCGCCGATCGGGCGTCCAGTCGTGCGGGGGAGCACGAGCTGCTGCACGCCGTGGCCCAGCGGCCTCAGACCAGGCCCTCCCGGCGGGCGAGGGAGGCGACGGAGTGCGCGCACTTCTCCCACACCTCGATCACGACGTCCTCATCACGCCATCCGCCCAGACGCTGCAGCTCGGGAGCGGCCTGGATCGTCGCGTGCACGGCATCCCCGTCCTGGGGGTAGTCCGCGACCTCGTGGCGCCAGTGAGCGGCCACCAGCGTGCCGCCCTCTTCCAAGGACGCCACCGCCGCACCCACCACGTCGGGCAGGTCGGCGGTGCTGAGGTAGTAGCCGACCTCTGACAGGACGACCAGGTCGAAGGTCTCCTCTGGCCACGGCTCGCCCAAGCCCCACCTGCGCAGCTCCACGTTGCTCGGAACCCTGCCGGCGGCTCTGCGCAGCGCGGTCTGGGAGACGTCGGTGGAGATCAGCACGTCGCAGCGCTCGGCCAGCTCGCCGGTGAACACCCCGAGCGAGCACCCGGGCTCGAACGCCCGTCGGTAGCGACGTGCTGGCAGGGCAGCCAGGGTCAGGGCGCGCTTGCGCTGCTCGTACCAGCGGTCGGTGAAGCCCCACGGGTCCTGGCGGCTCTCGTACAGGTCCTCGAAGTAGCTGGAGGGCAGGCTCGTCGCCTCGTGGGACTCCGCTGATGACGGCATGGGGCAAGCCTGACCTCGCTGCCTGCCCGCCGCGACAGGCGTCGTCCTGGAGGCTGATCTCGTGTCAGGCGCGCTCCCGCACGGTGGTGGTCAGCGCGCCCGCCCGGCGGGTGCCGGCTCAGCGACTCCGACGCGGGCGGTGCCGTGGCTGACCGGAAAGGGCTGCAGGTCGGAGGAACGCCGCACGGTCCGCACCGATCCGCGATCCGCCACACCCCGGCGGCGCGCTCGCAGCGGTCCTCGTAGACCCCACCACCAAGCACCCACCGTCCGTTCGGCAGCTGGACGGTGACCACGACGTCGCGCCGCCCCGTCGCCGCGTCAGGGTCACGCGAGTCGCGCTCGACGGTGTGGTCGGCGGTCGCGTGCTGCACGCGCGGCGACGCGTCCCGCTGACCCTTCACCGCGGCGGTGATGGCGTCCAGGCCGCGGAACCGGTGCTCGTCGTCGTCCGGGTCGTCGCCGGGCGCGTCCCACAGGGCGTCCGCCGTCCAGGTGGAGGCGAAGCGCGCGAGGTCCTCCTGGGCTGCGCCGATGCAGTGGTCCGCGGCCGAGCGGTGCACGGCGAGCTCGGTCTCGACCCGCTCGAGGCGGTCAGCCAGCTCTTGCAGCGTCACCACCGGAAGACCGCAGGCCGTCACCACTCCACCGGGGCGCCGCAGTGGACCACCCGTTGTGGAGCAGGGGAGCACGAGTGGCGCTGGCGACGGCTGCGAGGGCCTCACCCGTGCCGGTCGACGACCCCGCAGCGGCACACGCCCCCGGTGGACGGTCGACGACTGGACGTCGATGGAGAACCGGGCTCAGTGGTTGGTCGTGCGCCCCCTGGTGCGGGTGGTCAGGACGATGACCAGCCCGAGGACGGCGACGCCCGCCCCCACGATGACCAGGGGGCCGGCGCCGATGTCGGCGCCCTCTCCTGGGGTGCTGGGGTGCTGGCGTGCCAGGTCCAGGCGTCCGTGACGACCACTGGCTCCAGGCGCAGCCCGACGGAACCTGACCGCCACACCGCATCGGCGCGCCCCAGCAGGCCGCACTGCACGAGCAGCGGTTCCACGGCACGGCGGGAGTCAGCCTCGACTGACCGGTCGGCTCCTCCCCGTGAGCCTGCCGTCGACGAGCTGCCGACCAGATCGGCACAGCGACTGTCGTCGTCCGCTGCCTCGTTCCCGCCTGGCTGCCCGCGCTCCGAGGAGCGAGCGCTGATGCGTCGCGCTCGCCGGCGGATGCAGCGACCTCTTGCCGGTGCCGCTCACGACCGTGCAGCGGGCCTGTCAGCCGGGGCACGGGATGCACGCGGCTCACTCGGGCCCTCGGACGGCCTGGCTCGCTTGTGCGCGTAGAGATCGGCATCGGCTCTGGCCAGCAGGGATGTCACGTCGTGTCCGCCACCTGAGGTGGCCGTCCCTGCCGACCAGGTCATCGGGTGGCTGGACCGCAGGCGCGCGACCAGCGCCGCAGCCTCCGAGGGGCCGGCACCTGGAAGGCTGAGCACGAACTCGTCGCCGCCGTGGCGCCCCAGCAGGTCCCCGACGCGCAGACC carries:
- a CDS encoding DsbA family protein, with protein sequence MSETTSTTTTAAPASPAPLALTYVFDAYCGWCYGFGPSVRELAQSDDVSVEVISGGLFSGARVSALADHPYIPEANARISALTGAHFGPGYQRAVADGTLRMDSDDASRGLVALKAVAPQRRQVELAGALQRAFYEDGLSLSSPQTYRVIAEREGLDADALVAAFEDPATATAAAAERQRARALGVDSYPTLLARTDRGLVKIGSPVAGAEHLRQAVEALRG
- a CDS encoding SDR family NAD(P)-dependent oxidoreductase, whose protein sequence is MTTAIVTGTSSGIGLHTAVQLAEAGLRVIATVRDTSRADALRAAADAAGVTLDVRALDVTDAAGAAAYVEAAGPVDVLVNNAGRGAVGTLEQLSDADLQAQLETNYLSVARLTRLVLPGMRTRGRGRVVTVTSVGGVVGQPFADAYCAAKFAVEGLMQSLAPVVAPFGVQVSVVEPAAVASSFVESVDHSDAGPYEEQLQAYLARTRSSFAAAQAPEDAARTVVEAATTDAPRFRWQTSETAVRFAGLSLADLDGSRVLGATSAWVQPQT
- a CDS encoding phosphotransferase family protein — encoded protein: MAEDPVDGVERATFGAVPVAEVDDWLRRHVRARLGTDLDEVVLRSGRVSAVFALRLAGGDRVVVKVHRGRLDEGRTASLAAAVEAQRLLAGAGYPCPEPLDGPAATDGLTAVVDTWLDDGVAGNAHRPPVRRALARSLAEQVQLLRALPAHHRDALRHPPAWAVHQHGPWPTPHDPVFDFTTTPREHAWIDQVAARASAVINRRDVPPAERVVGHSDWYCGNVRFSPTAQDDDGEHGGVRVTSAWDWDSVVVESEAVIAGMAAASFTDSSTSGAQSPTPEEAGAFLADLDAARQRPFTGEEQVTAAAVVAWTLAYNARCLVDVAAMGLTVPAGSTLDALAEHGDAYLALRW
- a CDS encoding HEAT repeat domain-containing protein produces the protein MTTADSAGSRGAVAALEAQQVQVRLRAAMALGTWPDPEHLDAVVRRCAVEPDPFVRDALTWVLTRLPADLVLARLRPELERPEPQARAQAVHTLSKVGDRTVRSWITPQLIADPDDTVARTAWRAAVKLTPLPAEPDEDDGGVAAPADPEAEAAAAEERAELAELLGQQLGRGDREVRRALSRSLVQLGPAATAVLRRAAASPRPEVAEHARTALLVAHDPQAAFAFDVQTAERAEGSGGG
- a CDS encoding alpha/beta hydrolase, whose translation is MALLRCDFFSDALRLSTSMQVVLPQPVYSQIGMGGSGGDEPPPVLYLLHGLSDDCTTWTRRTSIERYASELGLAVVMPQVARSFYLDGAHTGAYWEFLSAELPAVVQRFFRVSHAREDTFVAGLSMGGYGALLSGLRQPERFAAAASLSGALDAAELQREDVHGVFSHVTDAPLGGTSADLFALLDSVEPATAPQLYVRCGTEDGLVGSNRRFAAAARERGLDVTDGFDPGAHTWDYWDRTVQDVLAWLPLRTR
- a CDS encoding CvpA family protein — protein: MTAAPPAQVLLDVAVAVLVVAVVLLGARAGWRTGASRSVLSLAGLVAGAVVGLALSTWLVGEHLSALVHLLLVAVCVLGGALVGSALGGAVGDLLGRGLARLHLGLLDRTAGAGVRAVVALVVCSVLAGLVLAFAPPSSAVARSGVVSGLAGVVPQARSLSGVVPPARSVVDDVRTALPSGAGDDLLALVPAPASAAADAPGESVLRSVAGRAASSVVEVQAPSCTPGRTSQGTGFYAEASSGQRFVVTNAHVVGSATRVTVEGQHGSEAARVVVDDPAADIAVLAVDGKTGPALTLASGNAANGTPAVVLGHPEGGPLTATGAVVLQRLPVVEGTDDGAGAAGLVPGMREAFRLAADVRHGNSGSPLLDTSGTVIGVVNAVGLTGDGTGYALTLPSVRADLEAAASDGASATTTTTTTTTTSGATGGC
- a CDS encoding GNAT family N-acetyltransferase, with translation MTPEQDDDGELDVRPLQPDDVDFLRGLARDPRVVRYVGDGRPWSEPQLQERVREALPCSAVRWFVPRDRAGNRVGLLSLRQRAPGRVEVGYWVAPDHWGRGHAGRLLRRGVEVCRGEGVTTVVARVLPGNAASHRVLLRGGFVEAEHQDDPELVLYEHQL
- a CDS encoding class I SAM-dependent DNA methyltransferase, whose translation is MPSSYFEDLYESRQDPWGFTDRWYEQRKRALTLAALPARRYRRAFEPGCSLGVFTGELAERCDVLISTDVSQTALRRAAGRVPSNVELRRWGLGEPWPEETFDLVVLSEVGYYLSTADLPDVVGAAVASLEEGGTLVAAHWRHEVADYPQDGDAVHATIQAAPELQRLGGWRDEDVVIEVWEKCAHSVASLARREGLV
- a CDS encoding serine/threonine dehydratase; the protein is MPLSPADVEAAAVRTAGLVRPVVVLPTDSPRHWSAAEFLQHTGTFKARGAVNLLAAHREAGSLPPTGVAIASGGNAGLACAWAAARLDVPATVFVPGTAPAVKVAGLHRLGARVVQVGTEYAHAAEAAAEHVAATGALASHAYDDPLVAAGAGTLMREVLTCTPGGVDTVVVAVGGGGLLAGLATVAAQHGVRVIAVEPEGSCAFSAALAAGGPVDVAVSSVAADSLGARRVTQLALDAAASADVVPVLVSDAAIVAARRRLWQEHRLAVEHAAATAQAALDEGLYSPGDDERVVTVLCGANTDPSDLAPGPATSR
- a CDS encoding nuclear transport factor 2 family protein, coding for MPLRGRRPARVRPSQPSPAPLVLPCSTTGGPLRRPGGVVTACGLPVVTLQELADRLERVETELAVHRSAADHCIGAAQEDLARFASTWTADALWDAPGDDPDDDEHRFRGLDAITAAVKGQRDASPRVQHATADHTVERDSRDPDAATGRRDVVVTVQLPNGRWVLGGGVYEDRCERAAGVWRIADRCGPCGVPPTCSPFRSATAPPASESLSRHPPGGRADHHRAGARLTRDQPPGRRLSRRAGSEVRLAPCRHQRSPTRRRACPPATSRTCTRAARTRGASPTAGTSSASAP
- a CDS encoding helix-turn-helix transcriptional regulator, with translation MRTLSTSSADAPTSGGAGGGAPAVAFIEAHTSLPITASDVARAAGVGPRALQLAFHRHLDTTPMTYLRRVRLAGAHRELVAADASAGDTGAAIAHRWGFASQDRFATAYRHEHGVLPSRTLRT
- a CDS encoding YbaK/EbsC family protein, with translation MSQTAALPARSLAVQEALAAAGVDAAVRVLDDSARTAAQAAAALGCEVGAIANSLVLVADGEPLLVMTSGSHRLDLAVVAAAVGATELPMAKPAEVRDATGQAIGGVAPVGHPAPLRTLVDEALADHPLLWAAGGTPHTVVPLTHEQLLAVTGGTPCRVAAG